A DNA window from Paenibacillus sp. HWE-109 contains the following coding sequences:
- a CDS encoding helix-turn-helix domain-containing protein: protein MYFYDKLRDMRKLKGFTIRELADRSGVSAAYISQLENGNRGIPSPEVLMKLSEGLNTSYSELMDIAGYLESSPSEANFQSNPVNLRRFLRENELMFDGFLLTPEDKEWVERMLTVLFWKERQAEKNDAQ from the coding sequence ATGTATTTTTACGATAAATTAAGAGATATGCGGAAATTGAAAGGCTTCACCATTCGCGAATTGGCTGATCGCTCGGGCGTTTCTGCGGCCTATATTTCTCAATTAGAGAATGGCAATCGGGGGATTCCCTCACCGGAAGTGTTGATGAAGCTTTCCGAAGGGCTCAATACCTCATATTCCGAGCTTATGGATATCGCAGGTTATCTTGAATCATCGCCATCCGAAGCAAACTTCCAAAGCAACCCCGTTAATTTACGTCGGTTTCTCCGTGAAAATGAGCTCATGTTCGATGGGTTTCTTCTTACACCTGAAGACAAAGAATGGGTCGAGCGGATGCTGACCGTCCTTTTCTGGAAGGAACGCCAAGCCGAGAAAAATGATGCACAATGA
- a CDS encoding PadR family transcriptional regulator, whose protein sequence is MKISKELMKGSTVILILTLLNRKDMYGYEMTKEMEANSDGVFTLKEGTLYPILHTLESDKWVEAYWEEKDGRKRKYYRITSNGKAELGLKKQEWQLFRRTVDRVLGEGGSV, encoded by the coding sequence ATGAAAATCAGCAAGGAGCTTATGAAGGGCAGCACGGTCATTCTGATTCTTACACTTTTGAACCGCAAAGATATGTATGGTTACGAAATGACCAAAGAGATGGAAGCGAATTCCGATGGCGTTTTCACCTTGAAGGAAGGGACACTTTACCCAATTCTGCACACCCTTGAATCCGACAAATGGGTGGAAGCTTACTGGGAGGAGAAGGATGGCCGCAAACGCAAATATTACCGAATTACCTCCAACGGCAAGGCCGAACTCGGCCTCAAAAAGCAGGAATGGCAGTTGTTTCGCAGAACAGTAGATCGTGTTCTCGGGGAGGGTGGCAGCGTATGA
- a CDS encoding FtsW/RodA/SpoVE family cell cycle protein translates to MKLYRQHEDIREFMKQVISHIQSKEVHHEVRMELESHLEDIITEKMERGVELTAAIQEAISQMGAPDIIGAQFHQVHRPRTDWKLLALIAAFMMFGLVAIFAAQASNGFSAIGIKQVVYVCVGGLLMLAISFGNYTKLAKYSWTLYFVTLFMLIFAIVVGTKINGSSGYLSFGRVGINFISLTPYLFLLSLAGIWTSSPARVNTNSRISPLAWSAWSNLGTVLLPSILILKSHSVTDFVLLFSGSMMMLIVLKKTRKIIITHLSLLLGAILFILLKETYLSRWTAFLNPYEDPQGLNYVLTQSKKTITSGGWWGQGFGTPLATLPEIHSNMMFPFLIYCFGWIAGLLMLMMVILFVFHALQLSSKIQDAYGKAMLSGILTLFVIQFIWPMLMALGWAPLTSFTLPFVSYGGTLVIFQFAAIGLILNVYRRKDMIPSYAKIK, encoded by the coding sequence ATGAAGCTATATCGGCAACATGAAGATATCCGCGAATTTATGAAACAGGTCATCTCCCATATTCAATCCAAGGAAGTTCATCATGAAGTGCGTATGGAGCTAGAGAGTCATCTCGAAGATATCATCACGGAGAAAATGGAGCGAGGCGTTGAGCTTACGGCTGCCATTCAAGAAGCAATTAGCCAAATGGGTGCTCCCGACATTATCGGCGCGCAATTTCATCAGGTCCACCGACCTCGAACGGATTGGAAGCTGCTTGCTTTAATAGCTGCTTTTATGATGTTTGGGCTTGTCGCCATTTTTGCTGCCCAAGCTTCCAATGGTTTTTCTGCCATTGGCATCAAGCAAGTCGTTTATGTCTGTGTTGGCGGTCTTCTCATGCTCGCGATAAGCTTTGGCAATTACACGAAACTGGCCAAATATTCCTGGACTTTGTACTTCGTTACCTTGTTCATGCTGATATTTGCTATCGTTGTCGGCACAAAAATAAATGGTTCAAGTGGTTACTTATCATTCGGAAGGGTTGGAATCAACTTCATCTCACTCACTCCTTACCTGTTTCTGCTGTCGCTGGCTGGGATATGGACGAGCTCACCTGCCCGTGTGAATACTAACTCTCGGATCAGCCCGCTCGCTTGGTCGGCTTGGTCCAACTTAGGAACTGTTCTGCTGCCAAGCATCCTAATCTTGAAATCACATTCGGTCACTGATTTTGTTTTGTTATTTAGCGGAAGTATGATGATGCTGATCGTCTTAAAGAAAACTAGAAAAATTATCATTACACACCTTAGTTTGTTGCTTGGGGCCATTCTTTTCATCCTTCTAAAAGAAACCTATCTCTCCCGCTGGACCGCTTTCTTAAATCCCTATGAAGATCCGCAAGGCTTAAATTATGTGCTCACCCAATCCAAAAAAACTATCACATCTGGCGGCTGGTGGGGGCAAGGCTTCGGTACTCCGCTGGCAACGCTGCCAGAAATTCATTCCAACATGATGTTTCCTTTTCTCATTTATTGCTTTGGCTGGATAGCTGGCCTGCTCATGCTCATGATGGTCATTCTATTTGTTTTCCATGCCTTGCAGCTCAGCAGCAAAATTCAAGATGCCTACGGGAAAGCAATGCTATCGGGGATTCTTACCTTGTTTGTTATTCAGTTTATTTGGCCTATGCTGATGGCCCTTGGTTGGGCTCCGTTAACGTCTTTCACGCTGCCCTTTGTCAGCTATGGGGGCACGCTCGTCATTTTCCAATTTGCAGCGATTGGCTTAATTCTTAATGTGTATAGGCGGAAAGATATGATTCCCTCTTATGCAAAAATAAAATAA
- a CDS encoding MDR family MFS transporter, which translates to MAKQNKMGIILAGLLLSILMASMDNTIVATAIGTIVGDLGGFDKLMWVTSAYLVAEMAGMPIFGKLSDMYGRKRFFVFGILVFMIGSALCGTAESIVQLSIYRAIQGIGGGALMPIAFTIMFDVVPADKRGKMGGLFGAVFGLSSIFGPLLGAYITDYIHWSWIFYINLPLGVIAFVMIAFFYKESVQHSKQKIDYLGAFTLVASIVCLMFALELGGKQYAWDSSTILGLFAAFAVLVIAFIFIERRAEEPIITFGMFKNRLYATSNLMGMFAGAAFITASIYIPIFIQGVLGGSATNSGLVLLPMMLGSVVTAAGGGSMLTKFKYRSIMIPTLALLVIGIALLTTLTTGSSRFIVTIFMIMVGLGIGASFSVLSNAAIHGFTARQRGSASSTLNFMRSLGMALGITVFGIIQSHVFSSKLASMFGSGGQMPVGVDLGDPRKILTPETRGLIPTEVLDKITEALSSSIVQTFAWAIIPSVIALIAAFAMSKEKFDPASEMEEYAASH; encoded by the coding sequence ATGGCAAAACAAAATAAAATGGGCATTATTCTTGCAGGTCTTCTGTTATCCATTCTTATGGCATCTATGGATAATACGATTGTAGCCACAGCAATTGGTACGATCGTTGGAGACCTAGGCGGATTTGACAAATTAATGTGGGTGACATCAGCTTATTTGGTGGCAGAGATGGCCGGCATGCCGATTTTCGGTAAATTATCTGATATGTATGGCCGTAAGCGTTTCTTTGTCTTCGGTATTCTCGTATTCATGATCGGTTCTGCCTTGTGCGGGACTGCAGAGTCTATCGTTCAACTGAGTATTTATCGCGCGATTCAGGGGATTGGCGGCGGTGCGCTTATGCCTATCGCCTTCACGATTATGTTCGATGTTGTTCCTGCGGATAAACGCGGCAAGATGGGCGGCTTATTCGGTGCGGTGTTTGGTTTATCGAGTATTTTTGGACCTCTCCTTGGGGCTTATATTACCGATTATATTCACTGGTCTTGGATTTTCTATATCAATTTACCGCTAGGCGTGATTGCATTCGTCATGATTGCTTTCTTTTACAAAGAATCTGTTCAGCATTCCAAACAAAAAATTGACTACCTTGGCGCATTTACCTTAGTAGCTTCCATCGTGTGTCTGATGTTTGCTCTTGAGCTTGGCGGCAAACAATATGCTTGGGATTCTAGCACCATCTTAGGTTTATTCGCAGCTTTTGCTGTGCTGGTCATTGCCTTTATTTTCATCGAACGTCGTGCGGAAGAACCTATCATTACTTTTGGAATGTTCAAAAATCGGCTCTATGCTACAAGTAATCTAATGGGGATGTTTGCCGGGGCAGCGTTTATTACGGCCTCTATCTATATTCCGATCTTCATCCAAGGTGTTCTCGGCGGCTCGGCAACGAATTCGGGGCTCGTTCTGCTTCCGATGATGCTCGGTTCCGTTGTTACCGCCGCGGGAGGCGGTTCTATGCTTACTAAGTTCAAATATCGCTCCATTATGATTCCGACTCTGGCGCTGCTTGTTATCGGGATTGCGCTGCTGACGACGCTAACGACCGGTTCCTCGCGTTTCATCGTCACCATCTTCATGATTATGGTCGGACTTGGCATCGGCGCCTCATTCTCCGTGTTAAGCAATGCGGCGATTCATGGTTTCACGGCAAGGCAGCGCGGCTCAGCAAGTTCGACGCTCAACTTCATGCGCTCGCTCGGCATGGCGCTGGGAATTACGGTATTCGGCATCATTCAAAGTCATGTATTCTCCAGTAAACTAGCTTCCATGTTTGGCAGTGGCGGGCAAATGCCGGTAGGGGTAGATTTGGGTGATCCCCGTAAAATTTTGACGCCGGAAACGAGGGGGTTAATTCCAACGGAGGTGCTGGACAAAATTACTGAGGCCCTTTCCTCATCGATCGTTCAGACCTTTGCTTGGGCGATTATCCCATCGGTTATTGCGCTTATAGCTGCGTTTGCTATGAGTAAAGAAAAGTTTGATCCTGCTTCTGAAATGGAAGAGTATGCGGCTTCGCATTAG